From a single Pseudomonas cremoricolorata genomic region:
- the fpr gene encoding ferredoxin-NADP reductase yields the protein MSNMNHERVLSVHHWNDTLFSFKCTRDPGLRFENGQFVMIGLQQPNGRPLMRAYSIASPNWEEHLEFFSIKVPDGPLTSQLQHLKEGDEVIISKKPTGTLVLDDLNPGKHLYLLSTGTGLAPFMSVIQDPETYERFEKVILVHGVRYVNEVAYREFITEHLPQNEFFGDAVREKLIYYPTVTREPFENQGRLTDLMRSGKLFSDIGLPPINPQDDRAMICGSPSMLDETSQVLDSFGLKISARMREPGDYLIERAFVEK from the coding sequence ATGAGCAACATGAACCACGAACGTGTCCTCAGTGTTCACCACTGGAACGACACCCTGTTCAGCTTCAAGTGCACCCGTGACCCGGGTCTGCGCTTCGAGAACGGTCAGTTCGTGATGATCGGCCTGCAACAACCCAACGGCCGTCCGCTCATGCGCGCCTACTCCATCGCCTCGCCGAATTGGGAAGAGCACCTGGAGTTCTTCAGCATCAAGGTCCCGGACGGTCCGCTGACCTCGCAGCTGCAGCATTTGAAGGAAGGCGACGAAGTCATCATCAGCAAGAAGCCCACCGGCACCTTGGTACTCGATGACCTCAATCCTGGCAAGCACCTCTACCTGCTCAGCACCGGCACCGGCCTGGCGCCGTTCATGAGCGTCATCCAGGATCCGGAAACCTACGAGCGCTTCGAGAAGGTCATCCTGGTGCACGGCGTGCGCTACGTGAATGAAGTGGCGTACCGCGAATTCATCACCGAACATCTGCCACAGAACGAGTTCTTCGGCGATGCCGTTCGCGAGAAGCTCATCTATTACCCCACCGTGACCCGTGAACCGTTCGAGAACCAGGGTCGTCTGACCGACCTGATGCGCAGTGGCAAGCTGTTCAGCGACATCGGCCTGCCGCCGATCAATCCGCAGGATGATCGCGCGATGATCTGCGGCAGCCCGAGCATGCTCGATGAAACCAGCCAGGTACTGGACAGCTTCGGCCTGAAGATCTCGGCCCGTATGCGCGAGCCAGGCGACTACCTGATCGAGCGCGCGTTCGTCGAAAAGTAA
- the tsaA gene encoding tRNA (N6-threonylcarbamoyladenosine(37)-N6)-methyltransferase TrmO — MQHSVSPVGIVRSCFKEKFAIPRQPQLAPAARGVLELLPPFDTGDAVAGLEQVSHVWLLFLFHQALEDKPRLKVRPPRLGGNKSMGVFATRATHRPNGIGQSVVRLQGVEPGRLLLSGIDLLDGTPVLDIKPYVPYADSVPEAVNGIASAAPAAIEVNWQASALEQAHANGLRLGEPLVALIEQCLAQDPRPAYQVPPAERVYGVRFWDVQVRWQYPTPESIRVIEVAPDR; from the coding sequence ATGCAGCACAGCGTCTCGCCGGTGGGCATCGTCCGCTCCTGCTTCAAGGAAAAGTTCGCCATTCCGCGGCAGCCGCAGCTCGCACCTGCCGCGCGGGGCGTACTCGAACTGCTGCCACCGTTCGACACCGGCGATGCGGTAGCGGGTCTGGAGCAGGTCAGCCATGTCTGGCTGCTGTTTCTGTTCCACCAGGCACTGGAAGACAAGCCGCGCCTCAAGGTGCGCCCGCCGCGCCTGGGGGGCAACAAGAGCATGGGCGTATTCGCCACCCGTGCCACTCACCGACCCAACGGTATCGGTCAGTCGGTGGTGCGCCTGCAAGGGGTCGAGCCTGGGCGCTTGCTGCTGTCGGGCATCGACTTGCTCGATGGCACCCCGGTGCTCGACATCAAACCCTACGTGCCCTACGCCGACAGCGTGCCTGAGGCCGTGAACGGGATAGCCAGCGCCGCGCCGGCCGCGATAGAGGTGAATTGGCAGGCGTCTGCGCTGGAGCAGGCCCACGCCAACGGTTTGCGCCTTGGCGAACCGCTGGTGGCGCTGATCGAGCAATGCCTGGCGCAAGACCCGCGCCCGGCGTATCAGGTGCCGCCCGCCGAGCGCGTCTATGGCGTAAGGTTCTGGGACGTGCAGGTGCGCTGGCAATACCCCACCCCCGAGAGCATTCGGGTGATCGAAGTGGCACCAGACCGCTGA
- the rimO gene encoding 30S ribosomal protein S12 methylthiotransferase RimO, translating into MSTTPAITTPKVGFVSLGCPKALVDSERILTQLRMEGYEVVPTYEDADVVVVNTCGFIDSAKAESLEVIGEAIKENGKVIVTGCMGVEEGNIRDVHPSVLSVSGPQQYEQVVNAVHEVVPPRTDHNPLIDLVPPQGVKLTPRHYAYLKISEGCNHSCSFCIIPSMRGKLVSRPVGEVLSEAERLVKAGVKEILVISQDTSAYGVDVKYKTDFWNGRPVKTRMLELCEALSSLGAWVRLHYVYPYPNVDDVIPLMAAGKILPYLDIPFQHASPKVLKSMKRPAFEDRTLARIKHWREQCPELIIRSTFIVGFPGETEEDFQYLLDWLTEAQLDRVGCFQYSPVEGAPANDLGLAEVPDDVKQARWDRFMAHQQAISSARLQLRIGKEIEVLIDEVEEQGSVGRSFFDAPEIDGSVFIDGDHGFKPGDKVRCRVVDADEYDLWAEPV; encoded by the coding sequence ATGTCCACCACCCCCGCGATCACCACGCCCAAGGTCGGCTTCGTTTCCCTGGGCTGCCCCAAAGCCCTGGTCGATTCCGAGCGCATCCTCACCCAGCTGCGCATGGAAGGCTATGAAGTCGTGCCGACCTACGAGGACGCCGACGTGGTGGTGGTCAACACCTGCGGCTTCATCGACAGCGCCAAGGCCGAATCGCTGGAAGTGATCGGCGAAGCGATCAAGGAAAACGGCAAGGTCATCGTCACCGGCTGCATGGGTGTCGAGGAAGGCAATATCCGTGACGTGCACCCTAGCGTGTTGTCGGTCAGCGGTCCGCAGCAGTACGAGCAGGTGGTCAATGCCGTGCACGAGGTGGTGCCACCGCGTACCGACCACAACCCGCTGATCGACCTGGTGCCGCCCCAGGGCGTCAAGCTGACCCCGCGCCACTACGCCTATCTGAAGATTTCCGAAGGCTGCAACCACAGCTGCAGCTTCTGCATCATTCCGTCGATGCGCGGCAAGCTGGTCAGCCGGCCGGTGGGCGAAGTGCTGAGCGAGGCCGAGCGACTGGTCAAGGCCGGGGTCAAGGAAATCCTGGTGATCTCCCAGGACACCAGCGCCTATGGCGTAGACGTCAAGTACAAGACCGACTTCTGGAATGGCCGCCCGGTCAAGACGCGCATGCTGGAACTGTGCGAAGCCTTGAGCAGCCTCGGCGCCTGGGTGCGGCTGCATTACGTCTACCCCTACCCGAACGTCGATGACGTCATTCCGTTGATGGCCGCCGGCAAGATCCTGCCGTACCTGGACATCCCGTTCCAGCACGCCAGCCCCAAGGTACTCAAGTCGATGAAGCGCCCGGCCTTCGAAGACCGTACCCTGGCGCGCATCAAGCACTGGCGCGAGCAGTGCCCCGAGCTGATCATCCGCTCGACCTTCATCGTCGGCTTCCCTGGCGAAACCGAAGAAGACTTCCAGTACCTGCTCGACTGGCTCACTGAGGCCCAACTCGATCGCGTCGGCTGCTTCCAGTACTCGCCGGTCGAAGGCGCACCGGCCAATGATCTGGGCCTGGCCGAGGTGCCAGACGACGTCAAGCAAGCGCGCTGGGACCGCTTCATGGCGCATCAGCAGGCCATCAGCAGTGCACGCCTGCAATTGCGCATCGGCAAGGAAATCGAAGTATTGATCGATGAAGTGGAAGAGCAAGGCTCAGTAGGCCGCAGCTTCTTCGACGCCCCGGAAATCGATGGCAGCGTGTTCATCGATGGCGACCACGGCTTCAAGCCAGGCGACAAGGTTCGCTGCCGGGTGGTCGATGCGGACGAATACGACCTCTGGGCCGAGCCTGTCTGA
- a CDS encoding DUF1456 family protein — protein MTHNDVLRSLRYLLKANDAKMAEITALAGLSVTPAAIANYVKKEDEAGFVLCPQPVMAHFLDGLVIHRRGRDDSRAPQPLELPVTNNIILKKLRVAFELKEDDMHALLKAVNFPVSKPELSALFRKVGHDNYRPCGDQLLRNFLKGLTQRVRG, from the coding sequence ATGACTCACAACGATGTTCTGCGCAGCCTGCGTTACCTGCTCAAGGCCAACGACGCCAAGATGGCCGAGATCACCGCCCTGGCAGGCTTGAGCGTGACGCCCGCGGCGATCGCCAATTATGTCAAGAAAGAGGATGAAGCAGGCTTCGTGCTGTGCCCGCAACCGGTCATGGCGCATTTTCTCGACGGCCTGGTGATTCACCGCCGCGGCCGCGACGACAGCCGTGCACCGCAGCCGTTGGAGCTGCCGGTGACCAACAACATCATCCTGAAGAAGCTGCGTGTCGCCTTCGAGCTCAAGGAAGACGATATGCATGCGCTGCTCAAGGCGGTGAACTTCCCCGTCTCCAAACCCGAACTGAGCGCTTTGTTCCGCAAGGTCGGGCACGACAATTACCGGCCCTGCGGCGACCAACTGCTGCGCAACTTCCTCAAGGGCCTGACCCAACGCGTGCGCGGCTGA
- a CDS encoding rRNA pseudouridine synthase — translation MSEPVRLSKRLIEQLGCSRREAELYIEGGWVTVDGVVIEQPQFKVAEQRVELLAGARAEPLEPVTLLLNQPANQDSEEARTSIAMTTLSQAQRGQVRALHGHFTRLSCVAPLEAGASGLQLFTQDWRVTRKIEADMRKLEQEYIIEVRGQASSAALERLARGITRNDRELPKAKASWQNEHHLRMALKNPYPGLIGQLCAAVKLEVVSMRRIRLGGVSMGKLPLGQWRYVAGTERF, via the coding sequence ATGTCTGAACCCGTACGCCTTTCCAAACGCCTGATCGAGCAACTTGGCTGCTCGCGCCGCGAAGCCGAGCTGTACATCGAAGGGGGCTGGGTCACCGTCGACGGCGTGGTCATCGAACAGCCGCAGTTCAAGGTCGCCGAGCAGCGCGTCGAATTGCTCGCAGGTGCCCGCGCCGAGCCGCTCGAACCCGTGACCCTGCTGCTCAATCAGCCCGCCAATCAGGACAGCGAAGAGGCCCGCACCAGCATTGCCATGACCACCCTGAGCCAAGCGCAACGTGGCCAGGTGCGGGCCTTGCACGGGCATTTCACCCGGCTGTCCTGTGTAGCGCCGCTCGAAGCGGGCGCCAGCGGCCTGCAATTGTTCACGCAGGATTGGCGAGTGACGCGCAAGATCGAAGCCGACATGCGCAAGCTCGAGCAGGAATACATCATCGAAGTTCGCGGCCAGGCGTCGAGCGCCGCGCTGGAGCGCCTGGCCCGCGGCATCACCCGTAACGACCGAGAGCTGCCAAAAGCCAAGGCCAGCTGGCAGAACGAGCACCACCTGCGCATGGCCTTGAAGAACCCCTACCCCGGGCTGATCGGGCAGCTGTGTGCTGCAGTCAAACTGGAGGTGGTCAGCATGCGTCGAATCCGCCTGGGCGGTGTGTCGATGGGCAAGCTGCCGCTCGGGCAATGGCGCTATGTGGCCGGCACTGAACGTTTTTAA
- a CDS encoding potassium transporter Kup, whose translation MVQASSHAESGQGAKRSLGLLIAAVGVVYGDIGTSPLYTLKEVFSGAYGVPLNHDGVLGILSLILWSLLWVVSFKYVMFILRADNQGEGGTMALTALARRAAAPYPLLRKAIIACGLIGASLFYGDSMITPAVSVLSAVEGMGLAFDGIDHWVVPISLVVLVALFVVQKHGTEKIGKLFGPVMVTWFVVLAALGVHGISQSPEVLKAFNPAWAVRFFVVHPGIGVAVLGAVVLALTGAEALYADMGHFGRKPIARAWFALVLPALVLNYFGQGALLLQNPEAARNPFYLLAPSWALLPLVALATLATVIASQAVISGAFSLTRQAIQLGYIPRMHIQHTSSDEQGQIYISAVNWALMVGVVLLVLGFESSSALAAAYGVAVTGTMLMTTLLVAVVMLLLWKWPPLLAVPILLGFLLVDGLFFAANLPKVLQGGAFPVLAAIVLFALMSTWKRGKQILVERIDEAALPLPIFIASIGVQPPHRVEGTAVFLTARPDAVPHALLHNLLHNQVLHKQVVLLTVVSEDRPRVPVHERFEVEDYGNGFFRVLLHYGFMDEPDVPLALTLCPLQNLDFSPMRTTYFLSRETVIASRLEGMMRWRSNLFAFMLKNANGNLRFFNLPLNRVIELGTQVEI comes from the coding sequence ATGGTTCAGGCGAGCAGTCACGCCGAAAGCGGGCAGGGGGCGAAGCGGTCGCTGGGCCTGCTGATCGCCGCGGTCGGGGTGGTGTATGGCGACATCGGTACCAGCCCGTTGTACACCCTCAAGGAAGTCTTTTCCGGGGCCTACGGGGTTCCACTCAATCACGACGGGGTGCTGGGCATTCTTTCGCTGATTCTGTGGTCGCTGCTGTGGGTGGTGTCGTTCAAGTACGTGATGTTCATTCTGCGTGCCGACAACCAGGGCGAAGGCGGCACCATGGCCCTGACCGCGCTGGCGCGCCGCGCCGCAGCGCCGTATCCGTTGCTGCGCAAGGCAATCATCGCCTGTGGGCTGATCGGTGCTTCGCTGTTCTATGGCGACAGCATGATCACGCCGGCGGTGTCGGTGCTGTCGGCGGTCGAGGGCATGGGCCTGGCGTTCGACGGGATCGACCACTGGGTGGTGCCGATTTCCCTTGTGGTGCTGGTGGCGCTGTTCGTGGTGCAGAAGCACGGCACCGAGAAGATCGGCAAGCTGTTCGGCCCGGTGATGGTGACCTGGTTCGTGGTGCTGGCCGCCCTTGGCGTGCATGGCATCAGCCAGAGTCCGGAAGTGCTCAAGGCCTTCAACCCGGCCTGGGCGGTACGCTTTTTCGTGGTCCATCCGGGTATCGGCGTGGCCGTGCTCGGCGCCGTCGTGCTGGCCCTGACCGGTGCCGAGGCGCTGTACGCCGACATGGGACATTTTGGCCGCAAGCCGATCGCTCGCGCCTGGTTCGCCCTGGTGCTGCCGGCGCTGGTGCTGAACTACTTCGGCCAGGGGGCGCTGCTGCTGCAAAACCCGGAAGCGGCGCGTAACCCGTTCTACTTGCTGGCGCCCAGCTGGGCGCTGCTACCGCTGGTGGCGTTGGCCACCCTGGCGACGGTGATTGCTTCGCAGGCGGTGATTTCCGGTGCGTTCTCCCTGACCCGGCAAGCAATTCAGCTGGGCTATATCCCGCGTATGCACATCCAGCACACTTCCAGCGATGAGCAGGGGCAGATCTACATCAGCGCGGTGAACTGGGCCTTGATGGTCGGTGTGGTGCTGCTGGTGCTGGGCTTCGAGTCGTCCAGTGCGTTGGCTGCGGCCTATGGCGTGGCGGTGACCGGAACCATGCTGATGACCACGCTGTTGGTGGCGGTGGTGATGCTGCTGCTGTGGAAGTGGCCGCCGCTGCTGGCCGTGCCGATTTTGCTGGGTTTTTTGCTGGTCGACGGTCTGTTCTTTGCTGCCAACCTGCCCAAGGTTCTACAGGGCGGGGCGTTTCCGGTGCTGGCGGCGATTGTGCTGTTCGCCTTGATGAGCACCTGGAAGCGTGGCAAGCAGATTCTGGTCGAGCGCATCGACGAAGCTGCGCTGCCGTTGCCGATCTTCATCGCCAGCATCGGCGTGCAACCGCCGCACCGGGTGGAGGGCACGGCGGTGTTCCTGACCGCCCGGCCTGATGCTGTGCCCCATGCCTTGCTGCACAACCTGCTGCACAACCAGGTGTTGCACAAGCAGGTGGTGCTGCTGACGGTGGTCAGTGAAGATCGCCCACGGGTGCCGGTGCACGAACGCTTCGAAGTCGAGGACTATGGCAATGGCTTCTTCCGCGTGCTGCTGCACTACGGCTTCATGGACGAGCCCGACGTGCCGTTGGCGCTGACCTTGTGCCCGTTGCAGAACCTGGACTTCAGCCCGATGCGCACCACCTACTTCCTCAGCCGGGAAACGGTGATCGCCTCGCGCCTGGAGGGGATGATGCGTTGGCGCAGCAACCTGTTCGCCTTCATGTTGAAGAACGCCAACGGCAATCTGCGCTTCTTCAACCTGCCGCTAAACCGGGTGATCGAGCTGGGCACTCAGGTCGAGATCTGA
- a CDS encoding LysR family transcriptional regulator — MRFTLRQLQVFVAVAQQQSVSRAAGVLALSQSAASTSITELERQSSCQLFDRSGKRLSLNALGQQLLPQAVALLDQAKEIEDLLHGKSGFGSLSVGATLTIGNYLATLLIGSFMQQHPESQVKLHVQNTAHIVQQVAHHEIDLGLIEGDCIHPDLEIQPWVEDELVVFCAPQHPLASVGRAEWTALAGEAWILREQGSGTRLTFDQAMRHHRSSLNVRLELEHTEAIKRAVESGLGIGCISRLALRDAFRRGSLVALETPQLDLRRQFYFIWHKQKYQTSAMREFLELCRSFTHGVTRSDEIVLPSIA; from the coding sequence ATGCGATTTACCCTTCGTCAACTCCAGGTGTTCGTGGCCGTCGCCCAACAGCAAAGCGTGTCACGCGCAGCCGGGGTGCTGGCGCTGTCGCAGTCGGCTGCCAGCACGTCCATCACCGAACTGGAGCGCCAATCCAGCTGCCAACTCTTCGACCGCTCCGGCAAGCGCCTGTCACTCAACGCACTCGGCCAGCAACTGCTGCCGCAAGCTGTCGCCCTGCTCGATCAGGCCAAGGAGATCGAAGACCTGCTGCACGGCAAATCCGGCTTCGGTTCGCTTTCTGTCGGCGCCACGCTGACCATCGGCAACTACCTGGCGACGTTGCTGATCGGCAGCTTCATGCAGCAGCACCCGGAGAGCCAGGTCAAACTCCATGTGCAGAACACCGCGCATATCGTGCAACAGGTGGCGCACCACGAAATTGATCTAGGCCTGATCGAAGGTGACTGCATTCATCCCGACCTTGAAATCCAGCCGTGGGTCGAAGATGAACTGGTGGTCTTCTGCGCCCCTCAGCACCCTCTGGCAAGCGTGGGCCGAGCGGAGTGGACCGCCCTGGCCGGTGAAGCGTGGATTCTGCGAGAACAAGGTTCCGGCACCCGTCTGACCTTCGATCAGGCTATGCGCCACCACCGCTCCTCGCTCAATGTACGCCTTGAGCTGGAACACACCGAAGCGATCAAACGGGCCGTGGAATCGGGCCTGGGCATCGGCTGCATCTCACGCCTGGCGCTGCGCGATGCATTCCGCCGAGGCAGTCTGGTAGCGCTGGAGACACCGCAGCTGGACCTGCGCCGACAGTTCTATTTCATCTGGCACAAGCAGAAATACCAGACCTCGGCGATGCGCGAGTTCCTTGAACTGTGTCGTAGTTTCACCCACGGTGTGACGCGTAGCGATGAGATCGTGTTGCCCAGTATCGCGTGA
- a CDS encoding GNAT family N-acetyltransferase, which produces MQPTLKLLTPSVDEYPELIRVWESSVRATHDFLPEHYLVALRDKLLPQYLPAVTLVCCKDERQSICGFVGVAKQDVHMLFVADGQRGRGVGKRLLQHAVQVLGADRLDVNEQNPQALAFYQHQGFEVVGRSETDGLGQPYPLLHLRLGAAK; this is translated from the coding sequence ATGCAACCCACGCTGAAACTGCTGACCCCAAGCGTCGATGAATACCCGGAACTGATCCGTGTCTGGGAATCGTCGGTGCGGGCCACCCATGATTTTCTGCCCGAGCACTACCTGGTGGCACTGCGCGACAAGCTGTTGCCGCAGTACCTGCCGGCGGTGACGCTGGTCTGCTGCAAGGACGAACGGCAGAGCATCTGCGGCTTCGTCGGCGTCGCCAAGCAGGATGTGCACATGTTGTTCGTCGCCGATGGACAGCGCGGGCGCGGCGTTGGCAAACGTCTGCTGCAGCACGCCGTGCAGGTGCTGGGCGCTGATCGACTCGACGTCAACGAGCAGAACCCGCAGGCCCTGGCGTTCTATCAGCACCAAGGCTTCGAGGTGGTCGGGCGCTCGGAGACCGATGGCCTCGGTCAGCCCTACCCGCTGCTGCACCTGCGCCTGGGTGCTGCCAAGTAG